ATGGGCGCACTCTATTTTGATGAACGAGACAAGGAACGTCTAATTCATCGCTCTGTCCGGCGCATTGAAGCCCTTGGTTATAAAGTAAGCCTTCAGGTCGCCTGACCTTTTATTTTCGAAGTAATGGCATGGGTAGCTCTATTGTCAAGTCTTTTCAGAGACACTACGCTAGATTGCTTTCTCTTCTCTTAGCCGCAAAACCAGCTTCGTCGCTGCGTCCGCAGCGTTTTCCCCGCTGACCATCTCCCCTCTCCTCTTCTGCGTCGGGATGAAGAGGGCGGTCAAATCACTGCGGGCAGCACCAGCCCCAACCCGGGATAGGTCACATTCAATGTCCCCGGCGCTCCAAACAGGCACCTTCTTCCTGGCAGCCATGATGATGCCCTTCCCAGAGGGCAGGCGCGGTTGCCCCAACTCGCTGCTCACCGTCACCACTGCGGGCAACGCCATTTCCGCAACCTCATACCCGTCCGGTATCACTTTCTCGATCCTCAGGTTGGCCTCGGTGACCTCTACTTTTCTGGCTAGAGTCACCACCGGTATGCCGAGATACTCTGCCAGGGCGGACCCCACCACCCCCATGTCCCAGTCAGCAGCCTGCCTTCCGCAAAGGATGAGGTGGTAGTTGCCTATCTTTCTTATCGCCTGCGATAAGATGTAAGCCGTGCCAAAAGCATCAGAACCCTCAAAAGCCGCATCGCTGAGAATGATTCCCTCATCCACTCCCATCGACAGCACATGCTTTATCGCCTCTGATGCTGTCTCCTGTCCCACTGTCAAGGCCGTTATTGTAGCACTCTGCTTATCTTTGATCCGCAGGGCAGCCTCTACGGCCTGAGCATCGAAAGGACTGACTTT
This genomic stretch from Chloroflexota bacterium harbors:
- a CDS encoding electron transfer flavoprotein subunit beta/FixA family protein, encoding MNIIVCIKQIIDPEMPPAKFKVDSQARKVIPPEGIPLKVSPFDAQAVEAALRIKDKQSATITALTVGQETASEAIKHVLSMGVDEGIILSDAAFEGSDAFGTAYILSQAIRKIGNYHLILCGRQAADWDMGVVGSALAEYLGIPVVTLARKVEVTEANLRIEKVIPDGYEVAEMALPAVVTVSSELGQPRLPSGKGIIMAARKKVPVWSAGDIECDLSRVGAGAARSDLTALFIPTQKRRGEMVSGENAADAATKLVLRLREEKAI